A single window of Sneathia sanguinegens DNA harbors:
- a CDS encoding site-2 protease family protein, with the protein MIFKDLKYRIEYYDLKYPYLKYVILLLIFLSLILREQAYLIILKVLAFAIAVIFHEISHGFVAYLFGDDTAKRAGRLSLNPLKHIDLKGLLLPFILLIFHSPIIIGSAKPVPVDYYKFRNRKLPLFFVSIAGIFANLLLAYISLIPLKYFGIVSKFLIFSAITNIALAAFNIIPIPPLDGSRVLRLILPRNLQRYMDIIEYNPLISIGLLILIINSGLVTYLYNIILRLII; encoded by the coding sequence ATGATTTTTAAAGATTTGAAATATAGAATAGAATATTACGATTTAAAATATCCTTATTTAAAATATGTCATACTTTTATTAATATTTTTAAGTTTAATTTTAAGAGAACAAGCATATTTAATTATTTTAAAGGTATTAGCCTTTGCAATAGCTGTGATATTCCATGAAATTTCTCATGGTTTTGTTGCTTATTTATTTGGCGATGATACGGCTAAAAGAGCAGGCAGATTGAGTTTAAATCCATTAAAACATATAGACTTAAAAGGTCTATTGTTGCCTTTTATTTTACTTATATTTCATTCTCCAATAATAATAGGAAGTGCTAAGCCTGTACCTGTTGATTACTATAAATTTAGAAATAGAAAGTTACCACTCTTTTTTGTAAGTATAGCTGGAATATTTGCTAATCTTTTATTAGCATATATTTCCTTAATTCCATTAAAATATTTTGGAATAGTAAGCAAATTTCTTATCTTTAGTGCAATAACTAATATTGCTTTGGCAGCTTTTAATATTATTCCTATACCACCTCTAGATGGAAGTAGGGTATTAAGATTAATACTTCCAAGAAACTTACAAAGATATATGGATATAATAGAATACAACCCTTTGATTTCAATAGGACTTTTAATATTAATTATTAATTCAGGGCTTGTAACTTATTTATATAATATTATATTAAGGTTAATAATATGA